CCGCGTTCCACGTCGCTTCCGCCGTCGGCTCCTGGCCGTCGAGAACCAGCGAGAGATTGGCGGCGATCGCCGTGACCATGGATTCGATCATGAAACCGGTCTTGGGCACGCCCACCGGAACCGGCGTCGGGCCGGTCGGCGGGATGGCGACACAGACACCGAGCGCGAATATCTCGGGGAAGGCCGGATTGCGCTGGTGCTTGTCGACGATGATGAAGCCGCGCGGATTGGCCAGCCCTTCGATATTGCTGACCGCGGGGACGCCCCGGAACGCAGGGAGCATCATCGAGAAGCCGAAGGGCAGGTCGTGCGTCTTCTTCACCGCGCCGTCCTCGCCGACTTCCTCGACGTGCATGACGCCGGGCTCGACCTTGGTGACGCGGGCGTTGGTGATCCATTTGATGTGGCGATCACGCAGCTCGCTCTCGAGCAGCGACTTGGTATCGCCGACGCCGTCGAGCCCAAGGTGGCCGATATAGGGTTCGGGCGTCACATAGATCATCGGCACCTTGTCGCGGATCTTGCGCTTGCGCAGTTCGGTGTCGAGGATCATCGCGAATTCGTAGGCCGGGCCGTAGCAGGACGCGCCCTGCACCGCGCCGACGACGATCGGGCCGGGATTTTGTGCAAAGGCATCGAACGCATCGGCGGCGGCTGAGGCGTGGGGCGTCTGGCAGATGGAGAGGGTATGGCCGCCATGCGGACCCAGCCCCTCGATCTCGTCGAACGCGAGTTCCGGGCCGGTAGCGATTACAAGATAATCGTAATTGATGGATGAGCCGTCATTGAGTTCGAGTCGCTTTTCGCCGGCATGCAGCCGCTTCGCGCCGACCGAGGTGAAGCCGATCTTCTTTTTGGCGAACACGGGAGGGAGGTGGACCTGGATGGCTTCAGGCTCGCGCCAGCGCACGGCGACCCAGGGATTGGACGGGATGAAGTTGTAGGTATCGCTATCGGATACCGTCATCACGTCGGCGCGGTCTTTGACGGCAGCCTTGATCTCATAGGAGGCGATCGTGCCTCCCAGACCCGCGCCCAGCACCACGATCAAAGGCTTGCCCATCTGCGATCCTTCCATGTCTCAATGGCATTGACGAATATCATCATTACACGTTATATGCAAATAACAAAGTTGAGGAAGCTGCCATGTTCGGATTCAAGAAACGTGATGCCCACCGTGAGATCGGCCCCGCCGAGCTGGACGCCATGCTGAAGGGCGGCAAGGCGCTCCTGATCGACGTGCGCGAGACAGGCGAGTTCGCCGCCGGCCACATACTGGGCGCAATAAACATGCCACTGTCGGGCTTTTCACCTCGTAACATCCCTGATCCCAAGGGCCGGACTGTCGTGCTGCAATGCGCGGGCGGAAAGCGCTCGGGCCAGGCACTCGATCAATGCGCGGCGGCGCAGAGCGCGATCGACACCCACCTCGCTGGCGGGATCGGTGCGTGGAAAGACGCCGGCTTCCCGGTCGTTGGTGATTGAGAGCCTGAAAGAGAACCAAAAAAGAGGGGTATCGGCGGCATGATGAGCGGCAGGGGCAAGTGGCTCTGGTTGGCGGGCGCCGCGCTGGCGCTGTCGGCATGCGGGAGCAAGCCGGAGCAGGAGCAGGCGGCGGCGACGCTACCCGCCGGGGAAACTCTGCGGCTCGCCGCAACCGAAATCCCGGACATGAAGGTAGTCGGCGCGGAGATCGCCACGCGCGACCAGGCCG
This genomic window from Sphingobium cloacae contains:
- a CDS encoding NAD(P)/FAD-dependent oxidoreductase; translation: MGKPLIVVLGAGLGGTIASYEIKAAVKDRADVMTVSDSDTYNFIPSNPWVAVRWREPEAIQVHLPPVFAKKKIGFTSVGAKRLHAGEKRLELNDGSSINYDYLVIATGPELAFDEIEGLGPHGGHTLSICQTPHASAAADAFDAFAQNPGPIVVGAVQGASCYGPAYEFAMILDTELRKRKIRDKVPMIYVTPEPYIGHLGLDGVGDTKSLLESELRDRHIKWITNARVTKVEPGVMHVEEVGEDGAVKKTHDLPFGFSMMLPAFRGVPAVSNIEGLANPRGFIIVDKHQRNPAFPEIFALGVCVAIPPTGPTPVPVGVPKTGFMIESMVTAIAANLSLVLDGQEPTAEATWNAVCLADFGDGGVAFVAQPQIPPRNVNWSSSGKWVHLAKVGFEKYFLRKVRKGESEPFYEKLAMHAMGIRKLRF
- a CDS encoding rhodanese-like domain-containing protein; its protein translation is MFGFKKRDAHREIGPAELDAMLKGGKALLIDVRETGEFAAGHILGAINMPLSGFSPRNIPDPKGRTVVLQCAGGKRSGQALDQCAAAQSAIDTHLAGGIGAWKDAGFPVVGD